One window of Opisthocomus hoazin isolate bOpiHoa1 chromosome 15, bOpiHoa1.hap1, whole genome shotgun sequence genomic DNA carries:
- the LCMT1 gene encoding leucine carboxyl methyltransferase 1 isoform X1 produces MAAAARDPHCAAGLDEADEAVRGTCEDASVCKRFAVSVGYWKDPYIQYFVRQAKERKAPEISRGYYARVHGVSYLIEAFLKKTECNCQIVNLGAGMDTLFWRLKDENLLPKKYFEVDFPMIVARKIHNIKSKPPLSKPIMESHSGESLLIDSHSLDSSRYSIVGADLRFSSDLEEKLKKHNLDIHLPTLLVAECVLVYMTPQQSANLLKWAASTFPVAMFINYEQVNMSDRFGQIMIENLQRRQCNLAGVEVCRSLDSQRERLLLNGWETARAIDMMKVYSFLPQADVKRIEGLEFLDEKELFEQLMQHYCICWASKDSSNLGLADITF; encoded by the exons ATGGCGGCCGCTGCCCGCGACCCGCACTGCGCCGCCGGCCTGGACGAGGCGGACGAGGCGGTCCGGGGCACGTGCGAGGACGCGTCCGTCTGCAAACG GTTTGCTGTAAGTGTTGGCTACTGGAAGGACCCTTACATCCAGTATTTTGTGAGACAagccaaagaaagaaaagcaccCGAAATCAGTAGAG GCTATTATGCTCGTGTTCATGGAGTCAGCTATCTGATTGAAGCTTTTCTGAAGAAGACAGAATGCAACTGTCAAATTGTTAATCTTGGTGCTGGCATGGATACCCTGTTCTGGAGATTAAAG GATGAAAATCTTCTCCCTAAAAAATATTTCGAAGTGGATTTTCCAATGATAGTTGCAAGAAAAATACATAATATCAA ATCAAAACCTCCCCTGTCAAAACCAATTATGGAATCCCATTCAGGAGAGTCTCTTCTAATAG ATTCTCACAGCCTAGACTCCAGTCGATATTCCATAGTAGGAGCAGATCTCCGTTTCTCATCAGATCTGGAGGAAAAGCTAAAGAAACATAACCTGGATATACA tttgcCAACGCTTCTGGTAGCAGAGTGTGTGCTGGTTTACATGACACCGCAGCAATCTGCAAATCTTTTAAAGTGGGCAGCAAGCACTTTTCCAGTGGCGATGTTTATAAATTATGAGCAG GTGAATATGTCGGACCGGTTTGGACAGATCATGATTGAGAACTTGCAGAGGCGACAGTGTAACCTGGCTGGAGTGGAAGTCTGCAGATCCTTAGACTCTCag agGGAACGATTGCTGTTAAATGGCTGGGAAACTGCACGTGCCATTGATATGATGAAAGTGTACAGCTTTTTGCCACAGGCTGATGTCAAAAG AATAGAAGGACTTGAATTCCTAGATGAAAAGGAGCTGTTTGAACAACTAATGCAGCACTACTGCATCTGCTGGGCTTCAAAGGACAGCAGTAATCTGG GTCTCGCAGACATCACATTCTAG
- the LCMT1 gene encoding leucine carboxyl methyltransferase 1 isoform X2, whose amino-acid sequence MDTLFWRLKDENLLPKKYFEVDFPMIVARKIHNIKSKPPLSKPIMESHSGESLLIDSHSLDSSRYSIVGADLRFSSDLEEKLKKHNLDIHLPTLLVAECVLVYMTPQQSANLLKWAASTFPVAMFINYEQVNMSDRFGQIMIENLQRRQCNLAGVEVCRSLDSQRERLLLNGWETARAIDMMKVYSFLPQADVKRIEGLEFLDEKELFEQLMQHYCICWASKDSSNLGLADITF is encoded by the exons ATGGATACCCTGTTCTGGAGATTAAAG GATGAAAATCTTCTCCCTAAAAAATATTTCGAAGTGGATTTTCCAATGATAGTTGCAAGAAAAATACATAATATCAA ATCAAAACCTCCCCTGTCAAAACCAATTATGGAATCCCATTCAGGAGAGTCTCTTCTAATAG ATTCTCACAGCCTAGACTCCAGTCGATATTCCATAGTAGGAGCAGATCTCCGTTTCTCATCAGATCTGGAGGAAAAGCTAAAGAAACATAACCTGGATATACA tttgcCAACGCTTCTGGTAGCAGAGTGTGTGCTGGTTTACATGACACCGCAGCAATCTGCAAATCTTTTAAAGTGGGCAGCAAGCACTTTTCCAGTGGCGATGTTTATAAATTATGAGCAG GTGAATATGTCGGACCGGTTTGGACAGATCATGATTGAGAACTTGCAGAGGCGACAGTGTAACCTGGCTGGAGTGGAAGTCTGCAGATCCTTAGACTCTCag agGGAACGATTGCTGTTAAATGGCTGGGAAACTGCACGTGCCATTGATATGATGAAAGTGTACAGCTTTTTGCCACAGGCTGATGTCAAAAG AATAGAAGGACTTGAATTCCTAGATGAAAAGGAGCTGTTTGAACAACTAATGCAGCACTACTGCATCTGCTGGGCTTCAAAGGACAGCAGTAATCTGG GTCTCGCAGACATCACATTCTAG